In Streptobacillus felis, the following proteins share a genomic window:
- a CDS encoding replication initiation protein, producing MANEIVKYNNDMNKIGLRNFNSTELDILMAIMSRMKEKGLEEIEFDFGYLKKLTKWKDNTSDSFFDTLERVYDKLISIKFKIGDNKEYTKFVLFTKYIISGPRQKVIIGINSEFRWVLNELAKNFTRFELEEFIDFKSSYTKEFFRRMKQFRGSGKWEISLEDFKYQLNIPMNYRITDIDLRVLKPILKELGEKYQLEIIKKYDKKRKGRPAVVGFLFTFTKEIVENQGYTLDGNVEYNTNKKLNKDYYVGRTLYVKDQVFNRYNYLKITNIYQNKAGKIIVKVKNEDDNFTNQFNFDNLEIWHNYFKKHLV from the coding sequence ATGGCAATAATGTCTAGAATGAAGGAAAAAGGCTTGGAAGAAATAGAATTTGATTTTGGTTATTTGAAAAAACTAACTAAATGGAAAGATAACACTAGTGATAGTTTTTTTGACACTCTTGAAAGGGTTTATGATAAATTAATATCCATTAAATTTAAAATTGGAGATAATAAAGAATATACAAAATTTGTATTATTTACAAAATATATCATTTCAGGTCCACGACAAAAAGTAATAATAGGAATTAATTCTGAATTTAGATGGGTTTTAAATGAATTAGCAAAAAACTTTACTAGATTTGAGTTAGAAGAGTTTATTGATTTTAAATCTAGTTATACTAAAGAATTTTTTAGAAGAATGAAGCAGTTTAGAGGTAGTGGAAAATGGGAAATAAGTTTAGAAGATTTTAAATATCAATTAAATATTCCTATGAATTATAGAATTACTGATATTGATTTAAGAGTATTAAAACCTATACTAAAAGAATTAGGAGAAAAATATCAACTAGAGATTATAAAAAAATACGATAAGAAAAGAAAAGGACGTCCTGCAGTCGTTGGCTTTCTATTTACATTTACTAAAGAAATAGTTGAAAATCAAGGTTACACTTTAGACGGTAATGTTGAATATAACACAAATAAAAAATTGAATAAAGATTACTATGTTGGTAGAACTCTTTATGTAAAAGATCAAGTTTTTAATAGATATAATTATTTAAAAATTACAAATATATATCAAAATAAAGCGGGAAAAATTATAGTTAAGGTAAAAAATGAAGACGATAATTTTACAAATCAATTTAACTTTGATAACTTAGAAATATGGCATAACTATTTCAAAAAACATTTAGTATAA